One part of the Thermodesulfobacterium commune DSM 2178 genome encodes these proteins:
- a CDS encoding aminopeptidase, with translation MARKKGSSKKNSEFLEGLVWKPKHVFDVLKEEEKKQVEDLSKEYIEFLSQAKTERETIERALTLLEKKGFFDKESKKGWVVYKNKLLFAWNFGKKKITEGLRIVVSHIDTPRLDLKLHPLFEDTELVFLKTHYYGGIKKYHWVAQPLSLHGVVAKKDGSLVKIVLGEKEDDPVFTICDLLPHLSRKVQAEKKLSEAIVGEKLNVLFGGLPLEELEEEKELKERVKLNCLKLLYQTYGIREEDFVSAELYIVPAGRAREVGIDKAFIGGYGQDDRICAFTSLKAFLEVEQPEYTNVLLFMDREEIGSEGNTSAKSRVFERFVYELIKKQGLSPTPDVFFEVMANTKAISADVTAGIDPNYVEVHDKLNDAKMGFGIAVNRYTGHGGKYMANEAHAEFLAELLKSWDEDGVVYQVVSMGKVDEGGGGTVAKYFASYGMDVVDAGPPLLSMHSPFEVAHKADLFMCYRAYKSFFSR, from the coding sequence ATGGCGAGGAAAAAAGGTAGTTCTAAAAAAAATTCTGAGTTTTTAGAGGGTTTAGTCTGGAAACCCAAACATGTGTTTGATGTTTTAAAGGAGGAAGAAAAAAAACAGGTTGAGGATCTAAGTAAGGAGTATATAGAGTTTCTTTCTCAGGCTAAGACTGAAAGAGAAACCATAGAAAGGGCTTTAACTCTTTTGGAAAAAAAGGGCTTTTTTGATAAAGAATCCAAAAAGGGATGGGTAGTCTACAAAAATAAGCTTCTTTTTGCCTGGAATTTTGGTAAGAAAAAAATAACTGAGGGGCTAAGAATAGTTGTGAGCCATATAGATACCCCCAGGCTTGACCTTAAGTTACATCCTCTTTTTGAGGACACAGAACTGGTTTTTTTAAAAACCCATTATTATGGAGGTATCAAAAAATACCACTGGGTAGCTCAACCTTTAAGTTTACATGGGGTTGTGGCTAAAAAAGACGGTAGTTTGGTTAAGATAGTGTTAGGAGAGAAGGAAGATGACCCAGTTTTTACCATCTGTGACCTTCTTCCCCATCTTTCAAGAAAAGTTCAGGCAGAAAAAAAGCTTTCCGAGGCTATCGTAGGGGAAAAGCTCAACGTTCTTTTTGGAGGCCTTCCCTTGGAGGAGCTTGAGGAAGAAAAGGAACTCAAAGAAAGGGTTAAACTTAACTGTTTAAAGCTTTTATATCAAACCTATGGCATAAGGGAGGAAGATTTTGTTTCGGCAGAACTTTATATCGTTCCTGCTGGTAGGGCAAGAGAGGTGGGGATAGACAAGGCGTTTATAGGAGGTTATGGCCAAGACGATCGTATCTGTGCCTTTACCTCTCTTAAGGCCTTTTTAGAGGTAGAACAGCCTGAATATACGAATGTTTTACTTTTCATGGATAGAGAAGAAATAGGTTCAGAAGGAAATACTTCTGCTAAAAGCAGGGTTTTTGAAAGGTTTGTGTATGAGCTTATCAAGAAACAGGGATTATCTCCTACTCCTGATGTATTTTTTGAGGTTATGGCTAACACCAAGGCTATTTCTGCAGACGTGACCGCGGGTATAGACCCTAATTATGTCGAGGTACATGATAAACTAAATGATGCTAAGATGGGATTTGGTATAGCGGTAAACAGGTATACAGGACATGGCGGAAAGTATATGGCTAACGAAGCTCATGCCGAGTTTTTGGCAGAACTTTTAAAGAGTTGGGATGAAGATGGAGTGGTTTATCAAGTAGTTTCTATGGGAAAGGTAGATGAAGGAGGAGGAGGTACGGTAGCTAAGTATTTTGCTTCTTATGGGATGGATGTGGTGGATGCAGGACCACCTTTACTTTCTATGCATTCTCCCTTCGAGGTGGCTCATAAAGCAGATCTTTTTATGTGCTATCGGGCTTATAAAAGCTTTTTTAGCCGTTAG
- a CDS encoding tRNA (adenine-N1)-methyltransferase encodes MKIAEGDYVLILTSDEKKYLVEVKDTSFHTHKDFLDLKDLIGKNYGEVVYGKKGEKFYVLKPSLYDFLMKVERATQIVYPKDIGYILLKLNVGPGSLVLECGGGSGALTTALAFMVGQEGRVISYEKEPKFQKIAIKNLERLNLLDRVIFKNVEVTEAFEEKEVDAVFLDLKEPWTLIPAAWESLKGGHFLGILVPTANQVSRCLLELQRLPFLDIEVSEILLRQYKPNPERLRPEDRMVAHTGFLIFAKKVVEK; translated from the coding sequence ATGAAGATCGCAGAAGGAGACTACGTTCTTATTTTAACCTCAGATGAAAAAAAGTATTTAGTTGAGGTGAAAGATACCTCTTTTCACACACATAAAGATTTTTTAGACCTAAAAGATTTGATCGGAAAAAACTACGGAGAAGTCGTTTACGGAAAAAAAGGGGAAAAATTTTATGTGTTAAAACCTTCTCTTTATGACTTTTTGATGAAGGTTGAAAGGGCTACTCAAATAGTTTATCCTAAGGATATAGGGTATATTTTACTTAAACTTAACGTAGGGCCAGGAAGTTTGGTTTTAGAATGTGGTGGAGGTTCTGGGGCTTTAACTACAGCCCTTGCTTTTATGGTTGGTCAAGAGGGAAGGGTCATTTCTTACGAGAAGGAGCCCAAATTTCAGAAGATTGCTATAAAAAACCTTGAAAGACTTAATCTTTTAGATAGAGTAATTTTTAAGAACGTAGAAGTAACTGAGGCTTTTGAAGAAAAAGAGGTGGATGCGGTTTTTTTAGACTTAAAGGAACCCTGGACGTTGATCCCAGCAGCTTGGGAGTCCTTGAAAGGAGGTCATTTTTTAGGAATTCTTGTCCCTACGGCTAATCAAGTTTCTCGATGCCTTTTAGAGTTACAGCGTTTACCTTTCTTAGACATAGAGGTTTCTGAAATCCTCCTTAGGCAATACAAACCCAATCCTGAAAGGTTAAGACCAGAAGATAGGATGGTTGCTCATACTGGATTTTTAATCTTTGCCAAAAAGGTGGTTGAAAAATAA
- a CDS encoding pyridoxine 5'-phosphate synthase, with product MSVSIFISKKDLISKKLAKNIASRLNQVLKELRLGKKEVSLTLVDNLTIWNLNLKYLGRNYPTNVLSFSFFGKHGFQNNLLGEIIISVEKAKEEADFHGLNFENYLLSLVIHGLVHLLDYDHEKGIFSPWLMLKKEIQLFEKVGFSEGKEEVLNFLKRREYMPAKLAVNVDHVATVREARKAPYPDPVHAAVLAELGGADGIVVHLRLDRRHIKERDVRLIKEVIKTKLILEMAIDEKLIKFAKEIKPYQVTLVPERTEEITTEGGMDLIGNVEKVKKAVKELNKAGIKVSLFLNPDEEAIKLAKKTGAQIIEIHTGMYAEAEDEVKREEEFGKIEVAARLAKDLGFIVHAGHGLSYENIGPVAAIPEIEEFSIGHSIVSRAIMVGMKEAVREMKELIWKARG from the coding sequence ATGTCTGTTTCTATTTTTATCTCAAAAAAGGATCTTATCTCCAAAAAGCTAGCAAAAAACATAGCTTCAAGGTTAAATCAAGTTTTAAAGGAACTAAGACTTGGTAAAAAAGAGGTTTCTTTAACCTTGGTTGACAATCTTACCATCTGGAATTTAAACCTTAAATACTTAGGAAGAAACTATCCTACCAACGTACTTTCTTTTTCTTTTTTTGGTAAACATGGTTTTCAAAACAATCTTTTAGGAGAGATTATTATTTCGGTCGAAAAGGCCAAGGAAGAGGCAGATTTCCATGGATTAAACTTTGAAAACTACCTGTTGAGTTTAGTTATCCATGGATTAGTTCATCTCCTTGACTATGACCACGAAAAGGGAATTTTTTCTCCTTGGCTTATGTTAAAAAAAGAGATACAATTGTTTGAAAAAGTAGGATTTTCTGAAGGTAAAGAAGAGGTTTTAAACTTTTTAAAAAGGAGGGAGTATATGCCAGCCAAACTTGCGGTAAACGTAGATCATGTAGCCACAGTCAGGGAGGCAAGAAAAGCCCCTTATCCTGACCCTGTGCATGCAGCTGTGCTGGCAGAGTTAGGAGGAGCTGACGGAATCGTTGTGCATTTAAGATTAGATAGAAGACATATAAAAGAAAGGGATGTAAGGTTGATAAAAGAGGTGATTAAAACCAAACTGATTTTAGAGATGGCCATAGATGAGAAATTGATTAAGTTTGCTAAAGAGATTAAACCTTACCAGGTAACCTTAGTTCCAGAAAGGACAGAAGAAATCACCACCGAAGGCGGAATGGATTTAATCGGAAATGTAGAAAAGGTAAAAAAGGCGGTAAAAGAGCTAAACAAGGCAGGTATTAAGGTAAGTCTTTTCCTAAACCCAGACGAGGAAGCCATAAAGCTCGCAAAAAAAACTGGGGCTCAGATCATCGAAATACATACAGGGATGTATGCTGAAGCAGAGGATGAGGTAAAAAGAGAAGAAGAGTTTGGTAAAATAGAAGTCGCTGCACGGTTAGCCAAAGACCTTGGTTTTATCGTACATGCAGGACATGGTTTAAGCTATGAAAACATAGGGCCTGTGGCTGCTATTCCTGAGATAGAAGAGTTTAGTATTGGACATAGTATCGTTTCTCGGGCTATCATGGTAGGTATGAAAGAGGCAGTAAGAGAGATGAAAGAACTCATTTGGAAAGCTCGGGGTTAG
- a CDS encoding NfeD family protein, producing the protein MKRYFYLISLVLVCFWVSYLKGAEPRKVFHEKIDAPITPVMANFISYGIDLANKEKAEAFVIELDTPGGLVESTREIVKDILQSKVPVIVYVSPSGARAASAGTFILLSSHLAAMAPGTHVGAAHPVELTGKADKEVMNKIINDLVAWAKNLAQMRNRNETFAEEAVRKSKSITETEALQTGVIEIIAKDLNDLLDKAHGRQVLLGEEKRVLNLKNVRIEKIPEDLKTKVLKILTNPNLVYFLLMLGLAGLYFELSHPGSIFPGVLGAVCLILALVGLSVIPVNYAGLVFILLAGVLFFLELQVTSHGLLTLAGVICLFLGSTMLFGKNPPALRVSPPVLYSLVLIFSSLLAGITYIALKTIRKKPVSGKEGMVGKVGKVLKEIGPEGGKIFIEGEIWQAYADETIPEGEKVVVVEKDGLILKVRRKNR; encoded by the coding sequence ATGAAGAGATATTTTTATCTAATTAGTTTAGTACTTGTTTGTTTTTGGGTCTCTTATTTAAAAGGTGCAGAGCCAAGAAAGGTTTTTCATGAAAAAATCGATGCCCCTATTACCCCTGTTATGGCTAATTTCATAAGTTATGGGATAGACCTTGCCAATAAAGAAAAGGCTGAAGCTTTTGTCATAGAGCTTGATACCCCTGGTGGGCTTGTTGAGTCTACTAGAGAAATAGTAAAGGACATCTTACAAAGTAAGGTCCCTGTTATAGTTTATGTAAGTCCCTCTGGGGCAAGAGCTGCCTCTGCCGGTACCTTTATTCTCCTTTCCTCACATTTAGCGGCGATGGCTCCTGGTACTCACGTAGGAGCTGCTCATCCAGTAGAACTTACAGGCAAAGCTGATAAAGAGGTAATGAACAAGATAATAAACGACTTGGTAGCCTGGGCTAAAAACCTTGCTCAAATGCGTAACCGCAACGAGACCTTTGCAGAAGAAGCCGTAAGAAAAAGTAAAAGCATTACTGAGACCGAGGCACTACAAACTGGAGTAATAGAAATCATAGCCAAAGATTTAAACGACCTTTTAGATAAGGCCCACGGAAGGCAGGTCCTGTTAGGAGAAGAAAAACGGGTTTTAAACCTTAAAAACGTCCGGATAGAAAAAATACCTGAAGACCTAAAGACAAAAGTGCTAAAAATTTTAACCAATCCGAATTTAGTATATTTCTTACTTATGTTAGGGTTAGCTGGCCTCTATTTTGAGTTATCTCACCCTGGAAGCATATTCCCTGGTGTATTAGGGGCTGTATGTCTTATATTGGCCCTGGTAGGGTTAAGTGTTATTCCTGTTAACTATGCAGGGCTGGTCTTTATTTTATTAGCCGGTGTGCTTTTCTTCTTAGAACTTCAGGTAACCTCACATGGGCTTTTAACCTTAGCCGGGGTAATCTGTCTTTTCTTAGGTTCTACCATGCTTTTTGGTAAGAACCCGCCTGCTTTAAGGGTTTCACCCCCTGTTTTATATTCTTTGGTGCTTATCTTCTCTTCGTTATTAGCAGGTATCACCTATATCGCCCTTAAAACCATACGGAAAAAACCGGTTTCAGGAAAAGAAGGTATGGTAGGAAAAGTGGGGAAGGTCTTAAAAGAAATAGGACCTGAAGGTGGAAAGATATTCATCGAGGGAGAAATCTGGCAGGCTTATGCAGATGAAACCATTCCGGAAGGAGAAAAGGTAGTAGTGGTAGAAAAAGATGGTCTGATCTTAAAAGTAAGGAGAAAAAATCGATGA
- a CDS encoding uracil-DNA glycosylase, which translates to MDVKAEIIKNLLYFKEIGLTSIPASEAIKRLLQREISLEEDSLSALKEKIIHCKKCSLHRVRKAVVWGEGPTEPEGLMIISEYPDRDEDFYGKPFVKEVGNLLDRMLNAINLKRELFFITHTVKCKTPGGRPPEPEEIEACRPYLLKQIKYLRPKLILALGFTPPKVLLEGKTLTLVRGKVFTLKETSLFFTYHPAYILKNPGIKRVVWEDLQKFRKLYEEIFLSN; encoded by the coding sequence ATGGATGTTAAAGCTGAAATAATTAAAAACCTTCTATACTTTAAAGAAATAGGCTTAACCAGTATTCCAGCTTCTGAGGCTATCAAAAGACTTCTCCAACGCGAAATCTCTTTAGAAGAAGATTCCCTCTCAGCTCTAAAAGAAAAAATTATTCACTGTAAAAAATGTTCCCTTCATAGGGTTAGAAAAGCAGTGGTTTGGGGTGAAGGTCCTACCGAACCTGAAGGATTGATGATAATTTCAGAATATCCTGACCGAGACGAAGATTTTTATGGGAAACCTTTCGTAAAAGAAGTAGGTAACCTGCTTGACCGCATGCTTAATGCTATCAATCTAAAAAGAGAATTGTTTTTTATTACCCATACAGTTAAATGTAAAACTCCGGGTGGGAGGCCACCTGAGCCCGAAGAGATAGAAGCCTGTAGACCATATCTTTTAAAACAAATCAAGTACTTAAGACCTAAGCTGATTTTAGCATTAGGATTTACTCCTCCTAAGGTACTTTTAGAAGGAAAGACCCTAACCTTGGTTAGAGGGAAGGTGTTCACCCTTAAGGAAACCTCTCTCTTTTTTACCTATCATCCAGCTTATATTTTAAAAAATCCTGGAATAAAAAGGGTAGTATGGGAAGATTTACAAAAATTTAGGAAGCTTTATGAAGAGATATTTTTATCTAATTAG
- the selB gene encoding selenocysteine-specific translation elongation factor has protein sequence MKRVIIGTAGHIDHGKTTLVKALTGIDTDRLKEEKERGITIDLGFAHLVLPSGTLAGIVDVPGHERFIRNMVAGASGIDLVILVVAADEGVMPQTREHIEICELLGIKDGIVVLTKVDLVEKDWLDLIKEDLKEFLKNTFLKEAPILEFSAVTGQGKEAIIKALDEKALKVSAKVEDQPFRLPVDGVFTVKGFGTVARGTAISGKVYLNQNLVVYPKNLTTKVRNIQVHGKNVEVAYAGMRTALNLQGIEKEDIERGDVLAEPEVLKPSQWIDVKLVSLKSIKPPIKNFENLLFYIGTKETVAKVFLLGKNQLNPGEEDVAQLFVQVPIVAWRGDRFILRRASTNQTVGGGEVLNPVAYRRKRTKPWERKEVEYLAQASEKELIQFWIEKKGFLGISKKDLQITVSLFGERFEKLLKDLSNNLIEIKDGEKVFYFSKKAEEDLKAEIITGLKNFHMNNPFSPGLTKELLKTRISSFVSEGFYQYVLESLIQQGILGKNKEIIFLTEFKHLNSEEKEKLKKELEEKFLSEGYTPRDFETILLDFKENYKAAKELAQALLKEGVLVKLTDKLVFHAKILEEWENLVRTAFQKKKELELADFKNLTPTQVSRKFLIPLVEYLDKKKVTLRVGDKRILRKT, from the coding sequence ATGAAAAGGGTTATCATAGGAACAGCCGGTCATATAGATCACGGAAAAACTACCTTAGTTAAAGCTCTCACTGGAATTGATACAGACAGGCTAAAAGAGGAAAAAGAAAGAGGTATTACTATAGATCTAGGGTTTGCCCATTTAGTCTTACCTTCAGGCACCCTTGCAGGAATAGTAGATGTTCCTGGTCATGAAAGGTTTATTCGAAACATGGTAGCTGGAGCCTCAGGTATTGACCTGGTTATCCTTGTAGTGGCTGCTGACGAAGGAGTTATGCCTCAAACCAGAGAGCACATAGAAATTTGCGAACTTTTAGGGATTAAAGACGGAATAGTGGTTTTAACCAAAGTAGATTTGGTAGAAAAAGACTGGTTAGACCTAATAAAAGAGGATTTAAAGGAATTTTTAAAAAACACCTTTTTAAAAGAGGCACCTATCTTAGAATTTTCAGCAGTTACAGGACAAGGTAAAGAAGCAATAATTAAAGCACTAGATGAAAAGGCTTTAAAGGTCTCTGCCAAGGTAGAAGACCAACCTTTTAGGCTCCCGGTAGACGGGGTGTTTACCGTAAAAGGGTTTGGAACGGTAGCTCGTGGGACAGCCATTTCAGGTAAGGTTTATCTTAACCAAAACTTGGTAGTTTATCCAAAAAATCTTACTACAAAAGTAAGAAACATTCAAGTTCACGGAAAAAACGTGGAAGTAGCTTATGCAGGGATGAGAACTGCACTTAACTTGCAAGGTATAGAAAAAGAAGACATAGAAAGAGGAGACGTGCTTGCAGAACCTGAAGTCTTAAAACCTTCTCAGTGGATAGATGTAAAACTTGTGTCCTTAAAAAGCATAAAACCTCCGATCAAAAACTTTGAAAACCTTCTTTTTTATATCGGAACCAAAGAAACCGTAGCCAAGGTTTTCCTTTTAGGAAAAAACCAGTTAAACCCAGGGGAAGAAGACGTAGCTCAATTGTTTGTGCAAGTTCCAATAGTTGCCTGGAGGGGAGACAGATTTATCTTAAGACGAGCCTCTACTAACCAGACAGTAGGCGGAGGGGAGGTTTTAAACCCTGTAGCTTATAGAAGAAAAAGAACTAAACCCTGGGAAAGAAAAGAAGTCGAATACTTAGCTCAGGCTTCGGAAAAAGAGCTTATCCAGTTTTGGATAGAAAAAAAAGGATTTTTAGGTATCTCTAAAAAAGACCTACAGATTACCGTTTCTCTCTTTGGAGAAAGGTTTGAAAAACTCTTAAAAGACTTAAGTAACAACTTGATTGAAATCAAAGACGGAGAAAAGGTCTTTTATTTTAGTAAAAAAGCAGAAGAAGACCTAAAAGCAGAGATTATCACTGGTTTAAAAAATTTTCACATGAACAATCCCTTTAGCCCTGGACTTACTAAGGAACTACTAAAAACAAGAATTTCTTCCTTTGTTTCAGAAGGATTTTATCAGTACGTCCTTGAAAGTTTGATACAACAAGGGATCTTAGGAAAAAATAAAGAGATAATCTTTCTAACCGAGTTTAAACATCTAAACTCTGAAGAAAAAGAAAAGTTAAAAAAAGAGCTCGAAGAAAAGTTTCTTTCAGAGGGATATACCCCACGGGATTTTGAAACCATCCTTCTTGATTTTAAAGAAAACTATAAAGCCGCTAAAGAGCTGGCACAGGCCTTATTAAAAGAAGGCGTTTTGGTAAAACTTACTGACAAACTAGTCTTTCACGCTAAAATTTTAGAAGAATGGGAAAATTTAGTAAGGACTGCCTTTCAAAAGAAAAAGGAATTAGAGCTAGCAGATTTTAAAAACCTTACTCCAACCCAGGTGAGTAGAAAATTTTTAATTCCTCTGGTAGAATATTTAGATAAAAAAAAGGTTACCCTTAGAGTAGGGGACAAAAGGATATTAAGAAAAACTTAA
- the glyS gene encoding glycine--tRNA ligase subunit beta, with product MNKNLLWEIGTEELPARFIEPALLSLQKAAEKKLKELFLDYQEIKTAGTFRRLVLFVKDLSEKQPDREEEVLGPSINVGLTKEGTFSQALIGFAKKYGVKPEDLKTKKTPKGEYFYLKRTIPGQKTKDLLPSLLFSLLKEIYFPKTMKWGDYDVRFGRPIRWMVCLFGEEVIPIKIARIQATNQSLGHRFLSPSPIVLNKADWEEYETQLENNFVIVSPEKRLTFTKKSIFEVSQPYGVPEIDEDLLKENANLVEYPFPIVGSFPESFLTLPEPLVTTALKEHQRYFCIRTLEGKLLNYFIAVNNNRPKDWGVVKKGHERVTKARLEDAKFYFEKDLSQPLSYFLEKIKGIVYHIKCGTLWEKTQRLIDLGKYLALKLDYPYLPSKIEKTCLYAKIDTASEVVSEFPSLQGVIGKILLEHKEGKDIAEAVFEQYLPSSKDETLPQSFEGIILSLADKIDHLCALFGVNEKPSGEKDPYGLRRAGYGIVKLLIGKEKFLDLEEAIEFSLSLLEKQGFLKNPEALEEVTEFIKKRLEGEFLNLGFSKNVIGVVLQLPLNPYDQYLRLKALSDFQEKKDFVDLITGFKRVSQLLKNVDKQTLLEEVRENLILLEEEKELYQQALNLRPVLLGLIEKKDYSSYLEHLVSLKEPIDRFFDKVFVMVENEKIRENRLRILQRVAELFEKFGDFTAFI from the coding sequence ATGAATAAAAATCTTCTTTGGGAAATAGGGACAGAAGAGCTTCCGGCAAGGTTTATCGAACCTGCACTTTTAAGCTTACAAAAGGCCGCAGAAAAAAAATTAAAAGAACTTTTTTTAGACTATCAAGAAATCAAAACCGCAGGAACATTTAGAAGATTGGTCCTTTTTGTAAAGGATCTCTCAGAAAAACAACCAGACAGAGAAGAGGAAGTTTTAGGTCCTTCTATTAATGTAGGGCTTACTAAAGAAGGAACCTTTAGTCAAGCATTAATCGGGTTTGCTAAAAAGTACGGAGTAAAGCCAGAAGACCTTAAAACTAAAAAAACCCCTAAGGGTGAGTATTTTTACCTTAAAAGAACCATTCCTGGACAAAAAACAAAAGACCTCTTACCTTCCCTGCTATTTTCTTTACTTAAAGAAATCTATTTCCCAAAAACCATGAAATGGGGGGATTATGACGTTAGGTTTGGTCGTCCTATAAGATGGATGGTTTGTCTTTTTGGGGAAGAAGTTATTCCCATTAAAATAGCAAGGATACAAGCTACAAACCAAAGCTTAGGGCATCGTTTTTTAAGCCCATCTCCCATCGTGCTTAACAAAGCAGACTGGGAAGAATATGAAACACAACTTGAAAATAACTTTGTTATAGTTTCTCCTGAAAAAAGATTAACTTTTACTAAAAAAAGCATCTTTGAGGTTTCTCAGCCCTATGGTGTGCCTGAAATAGATGAAGACCTCTTAAAAGAAAACGCTAACTTAGTAGAATATCCCTTTCCCATAGTAGGCAGTTTTCCAGAAAGTTTTTTAACCCTCCCAGAACCTCTAGTCACAACTGCTTTAAAAGAACATCAGAGATATTTCTGTATTAGAACCCTCGAGGGAAAACTTCTTAACTATTTCATTGCGGTGAATAACAACCGTCCTAAAGATTGGGGGGTAGTAAAAAAAGGACATGAAAGAGTTACTAAGGCCAGGCTTGAAGATGCCAAATTTTATTTTGAAAAAGACCTTAGTCAACCTCTTTCCTACTTTTTAGAAAAAATTAAAGGTATAGTTTATCATATCAAATGTGGAACTCTATGGGAAAAAACTCAAAGGTTAATAGATCTGGGTAAATATTTAGCGTTAAAATTAGATTATCCATACCTTCCCTCTAAAATAGAGAAAACATGTCTTTACGCTAAAATAGATACAGCCTCAGAGGTGGTAAGTGAGTTTCCTTCGTTACAAGGGGTTATAGGGAAGATTTTGCTTGAGCATAAAGAAGGAAAGGATATTGCAGAGGCAGTTTTTGAACAGTATCTCCCCTCATCCAAAGATGAAACCCTCCCTCAGTCTTTTGAAGGCATCATCCTTTCATTAGCTGACAAAATAGACCATCTTTGCGCACTTTTTGGAGTCAATGAAAAGCCCTCTGGAGAAAAAGATCCTTATGGGCTTAGAAGAGCAGGTTATGGTATAGTAAAACTGCTTATAGGAAAAGAAAAATTTTTAGACCTGGAAGAAGCTATAGAGTTTTCTCTTAGTTTGTTAGAAAAACAAGGATTTTTAAAAAATCCTGAGGCTTTAGAGGAAGTTACAGAATTTATCAAAAAACGCTTAGAGGGAGAGTTTTTAAACTTGGGTTTTAGCAAAAATGTTATAGGTGTTGTTCTTCAGTTACCTCTAAATCCTTATGACCAATATCTAAGACTAAAGGCCCTTTCAGATTTTCAGGAGAAAAAAGATTTTGTTGACCTTATTACTGGGTTTAAACGGGTATCCCAGTTGTTAAAAAATGTAGACAAACAAACTCTTTTAGAGGAAGTTAGAGAAAACCTTATCTTATTAGAAGAGGAAAAAGAGCTTTATCAACAGGCTTTAAATCTAAGACCAGTTTTACTTGGTCTGATAGAAAAAAAAGATTATTCTTCTTACTTAGAACATTTGGTAAGTCTTAAAGAACCGATAGACAGATTTTTTGATAAGGTGTTTGTGATGGTAGAAAATGAGAAGATAAGAGAAAACCGTTTAAGGATCTTACAAAGGGTGGCTGAGCTTTTTGAAAAATTTGGAGATTTTACCGCTTTTATTTAA
- a CDS encoding glycine--tRNA ligase subunit alpha codes for MYFQDVIATLNRFWGEKGCVILQPYDIEVGAGTFHPATFLRCLGPEPFACAYVQPCRRPADGRYGENPNRLQHYYQYQVIIKPSPDNIQDLYLESLQALGINPTEHDIRFVEDDWESPTLGAWGLGWEVWLDGMEITQFTYFQQVGGFDCFPVTVEITYGLERITMYLQEVENVFDLKWNSKYTYRDIHHRGEVEYSIYNFDEADVNLLKELFDKYEAEGNRLLSLGLALPGYDFVIKCSHTFNLLDARGVLSPIERANYIGRVRGLAKKAAETWLNKGEREDE; via the coding sequence ATGTATTTTCAAGATGTGATTGCTACTTTAAATCGTTTTTGGGGAGAAAAAGGTTGTGTAATTCTTCAGCCATATGATATAGAGGTAGGGGCAGGAACCTTTCATCCTGCTACTTTTTTGAGATGTCTTGGCCCTGAACCCTTTGCCTGTGCATATGTACAACCTTGTAGAAGGCCAGCAGACGGAAGATATGGAGAAAATCCTAACAGATTACAACATTACTACCAGTATCAAGTCATCATTAAACCCTCGCCTGATAACATCCAGGACCTTTACCTGGAAAGTCTTCAAGCTTTAGGTATTAACCCTACGGAACATGACATAAGGTTTGTAGAAGACGACTGGGAATCTCCCACCTTAGGAGCCTGGGGATTGGGTTGGGAGGTTTGGCTTGACGGGATGGAAATTACTCAGTTTACCTATTTCCAACAAGTAGGGGGTTTTGACTGTTTTCCGGTAACTGTAGAAATTACCTATGGGCTTGAACGTATTACCATGTATCTTCAAGAGGTAGAAAACGTTTTTGACCTTAAATGGAACTCAAAATATACCTATAGAGATATACATCATCGAGGAGAGGTAGAATATTCTATCTATAATTTTGACGAAGCAGATGTAAACCTTTTAAAAGAACTTTTTGACAAATACGAAGCCGAAGGCAACAGACTTTTAAGTTTAGGTCTTGCGCTTCCAGGTTATGACTTTGTCATCAAATGTTCCCATACCTTTAACCTCCTTGATGCAAGAGGAGTCCTTTCTCCTATAGAAAGGGCAAATTACATAGGTCGTGTGAGGGGTTTGGCAAAAAAAGCTGCTGAAACTTGGCTAAACAAAGGAGAAAGGGAAGATGAATAA